Below is a window of Acidimicrobiales bacterium DNA.
GGGGGACGGGGCGGGCACGGTCGTGCCCAGGTTGTCGATGAGGCGGGTGGTGCCGAGACGGGCGGCCACCAGGATGCGGACCTCCCGGCCGGGGGCGAGAGCGGCCGGCACGGCCAGGGTGTCGGGATCGACGGCGGCGGCGTAGTCCAGCCGGAAGCGGGGCTCGGAGGCCACGGTGCGGGCCACCTCGGCGGCGACGGCGCCGGGCTCGGTACCGCCCGCCGCCACGGTGGCGGCGCCCCGGAGGAGGGCGGCGTGGAGCAGGGGGGCAACGGCCCGCTCCTCGGCCGAGAGGTAGGCGGTGCGCGACGACAGGGCCAGCCCGTCGGGCTCCCGGACGGTCGGGCACCCGACGACCTGGACCGGGAACGACAGGTCGGCGGCCAGCCGGCGGACGACGGCCAGCTGCTGGAAGTCCTTCTCCCCGAAGTAGGCCCGGCACCGCCCGGCGATGGCGAACAGCTTGGCCACCACCGTCGAGACCCCGTCGAAGTGGCCGGGGCGGCTGGCCCCCTCCAGGGTGTCGGTGAGGCCCGAGACGCGGACCGACGTGAGGACGGGGCCGGGGTACATCTCCTCGACCGGGGGGCTGAACAGGACGGCAGCGCCGCAGTCGGCGGCCAGGGCGGCGTCGGCGGCCAGGGTGCGGGGGTAGCGGGACAGGTCCTCGCCCGCCCCGAACTGCAGCGGGTTGACGAACACCGTCACCGCCACCACGTCGCACTCCGCCGCCGCCCGGCGGACCAGGGACGCGTGCCCGGCGTGGAGGGCGCCCATGGTCGGGACCAGGCCGACCGAGCGCCCGTGGGCCCGGTGGGCGTCGAGGGCGGCGGAAAACGCCGCGATCGAGGTGAGCTGCTCCAGCTGCGACAAGACGTACTCCCCGACGTTCCGGCCCCCGTGAGGGGTGCCGTTCGTACTCGCCCTAAAGATTACCCGCCGGGGCCACGTTTCCCTCCACGCGGGTCTCCCAGCCGAACGGAACCAGGTCCGGGGCCAGGTCGGACAGGGGGGTGAGCACGAAGCGCCGCTCCCACATGCGGGGGTGGGGGACGACCAGGTCGGGCTCGTCCACCTCCAGGTTCCCGACCAGCAGGACGTCGACGTCGAGGGTGCGGGGGCCCCACCGCTCGCCGGGGGGCCGGACCCGGCCGGCGGCCTGCTCGAGGGACCGGGCCAGCTCGAGCAGCTCCCGGGGGGAGCGCCGGGTGTCCAGCTCGACCACCGCGTTCAGGTACGGACCCTGGTCCTCCCGGCCCCCGACCGGCCCGGTCTCGTAGACGGTCGAGACGGCGACCACCCGGTCGGCCTCGCGGAGGGCCGCCAGGGCGCCCCGGAGGTGGGACCAGCGGTCCCCCAGGTTCGAGCCGAGGCCCAGGAACGCCCTCAACGCCGGCCGGCCCTCACCGGCTGCGGGTGAGCCGCACCCCCGCCGACCCCAGGTCGACCGGGACGGGCGGGCGCAGCTTGCGCACGCTGACGGTCACGGCGCG
It encodes the following:
- the panC gene encoding pantoate--beta-alanine ligase — protein: MSQLEQLTSIAAFSAALDAHRAHGRSVGLVPTMGALHAGHASLVRRAAAECDVVAVTVFVNPLQFGAGEDLSRYPRTLAADAALAADCGAAVLFSPPVEEMYPGPVLTSVRVSGLTDTLEGASRPGHFDGVSTVVAKLFAIAGRCRAYFGEKDFQQLAVVRRLAADLSFPVQVVGCPTVREPDGLALSSRTAYLSAEERAVAPLLHAALLRGAATVAAGGTEPGAVAAEVARTVASEPRFRLDYAAAVDPDTLAVPAALAPGREVRILVAARLGTTRLIDNLGTTVPAPSP
- the folK gene encoding 2-amino-4-hydroxy-6-hydroxymethyldihydropteridine diphosphokinase, with amino-acid sequence MRAFLGLGSNLGDRWSHLRGALAALREADRVVAVSTVYETGPVGGREDQGPYLNAVVELDTRRSPRELLELARSLEQAAGRVRPPGERWGPRTLDVDVLLVGNLEVDEPDLVVPHPRMWERRFVLTPLSDLAPDLVPFGWETRVEGNVAPAGNL